In Planctomycetia bacterium, one DNA window encodes the following:
- a CDS encoding nitric-oxide reductase large subunit has protein sequence MHNKRLWLAFGSVVVGSFMVLGYFGVELYRAAPPIPSRVVTTSGEVLFTGADIRDGQNVWQSMGGQEVGSIWGHGAYVAPDWSADWLHRECVWLLEHWASRDYSTTFDALAVEVQAALKQRLATELRTNTYDQARDELVVSPIRAQAIAALSAHYASLFGGAPELGELREAYAIPANAIKSPERMEKLNAFFFWAAWACGTNRPGTDITYTNNWPAESLIGNRPTGSIVIWSVVSFVLLLAGIAALAWYFASQRQNDHDDHAVPARDPLLALDPTPSMRATLKYFWTVAALIVAQVGLGAVTAHYGVEGSGFYGFPLAEYLPYAVTRTWHTQLGIFWIATAWLATGLFIAPAVSGHEPRFQKLGVNVLFVCLLVIVVGSLAGQWLGVRQRLGYTANFWFGHQGLEYVDLGRFWQLFLFAGLFIWLFLMGRAMLPALKRPGANRSLLGMFFLSSTAIALFYGAGLMWGRQTNLAIVEYWRWWVVHLWVEGFFEVFATVAIAFLFTRMGLLRAATASAAVLFSSTIFLSGGIIGTFHHLYFTGTPTAILALGATFSALEVVPLVLIGFEAYENLTLSRARPWVSAYRWPIYFFVAVAFWNLVGAGLFGFLINPPIALYYMQGLNTTPVHGHTALFGVYGMLGIGLMLFCLKGLATRKVWRTGVLSFAFWSINIGLALMVLLSLLPVGLLQTWASVDKGMWYARSAEFLQTDTMETFRWLRVIGDTVFAVGVMALGWFVLGLKTGWSLREELEATLDGLPAPSLPGR, from the coding sequence ATGCACAACAAACGCCTGTGGCTGGCCTTCGGGAGCGTCGTGGTCGGGTCGTTCATGGTACTCGGGTACTTCGGAGTGGAGTTGTATCGCGCGGCGCCGCCGATCCCTTCGCGCGTGGTGACCACGAGCGGCGAGGTGCTGTTTACCGGGGCCGACATTCGCGATGGTCAGAACGTATGGCAGTCGATGGGTGGCCAGGAAGTTGGAAGCATCTGGGGTCACGGGGCGTACGTTGCGCCCGACTGGTCGGCCGATTGGTTGCATCGCGAGTGCGTGTGGTTGCTGGAGCATTGGGCGAGCCGGGATTATTCGACGACGTTCGATGCGTTGGCGGTCGAAGTTCAGGCGGCGCTCAAGCAGCGTTTGGCAACGGAGCTGCGCACGAACACATACGACCAGGCGCGCGATGAGCTCGTCGTCTCGCCGATTCGTGCGCAGGCGATCGCGGCCTTGAGCGCGCATTACGCATCGCTATTTGGCGGTGCCCCGGAATTGGGCGAATTGCGCGAGGCCTATGCGATTCCCGCCAATGCGATCAAATCTCCGGAGCGCATGGAGAAGTTGAACGCATTCTTTTTTTGGGCCGCGTGGGCGTGCGGTACGAATCGGCCCGGAACGGATATTACGTACACAAATAACTGGCCGGCGGAGAGCCTGATCGGCAATCGGCCGACGGGGTCGATCGTGATCTGGTCGGTGGTGAGTTTCGTGTTGTTGCTGGCGGGCATCGCGGCGCTGGCGTGGTATTTCGCGTCGCAGCGTCAGAACGACCACGACGACCATGCGGTGCCGGCGCGGGATCCGCTGCTGGCGCTCGATCCGACGCCGTCGATGCGTGCGACGCTGAAGTACTTCTGGACGGTGGCGGCATTGATCGTGGCACAGGTGGGGCTGGGAGCGGTGACGGCGCACTACGGTGTGGAAGGGTCGGGGTTTTACGGATTCCCGCTGGCCGAGTACCTACCCTACGCGGTAACGCGAACGTGGCACACTCAACTTGGGATTTTCTGGATCGCGACGGCTTGGCTGGCGACGGGATTGTTCATCGCGCCGGCCGTGTCGGGGCATGAGCCGCGTTTTCAAAAACTCGGCGTGAACGTCTTGTTTGTCTGCCTGCTGGTGATCGTCGTCGGATCGCTGGCGGGGCAATGGCTGGGCGTGCGGCAGCGGCTGGGGTACACGGCTAATTTCTGGTTCGGGCACCAGGGGCTGGAGTACGTGGATCTGGGTCGATTCTGGCAGTTGTTCCTGTTCGCGGGATTGTTTATCTGGCTGTTTCTGATGGGCCGTGCCATGTTACCGGCACTCAAGCGGCCCGGTGCAAACCGCAGCTTGCTGGGCATGTTCTTCCTGTCGTCGACGGCGATCGCGTTGTTCTACGGTGCGGGGTTGATGTGGGGCCGGCAGACCAATCTGGCGATCGTGGAGTACTGGCGATGGTGGGTCGTTCACCTGTGGGTCGAGGGCTTCTTTGAAGTCTTTGCCACCGTTGCCATCGCCTTTTTGTTCACGCGCATGGGTCTGCTTCGCGCTGCTACGGCCTCGGCGGCCGTCCTGTTCTCCAGCACGATTTTCTTGAGCGGGGGAATCATCGGAACGTTCCACCACCTGTACTTCACCGGAACGCCGACGGCCATTCTCGCGTTGGGCGCCACTTTCAGCGCACTGGAAGTCGTGCCGTTGGTGCTCATCGGCTTCGAGGCCTATGAAAACCTGACGTTGAGCCGCGCGCGACCTTGGGTGTCGGCCTATCGCTGGCCGATTTACTTCTTTGTCGCGGTGGCGTTCTGGAACCTGGTCGGCGCAGGGTTGTTCGGGTTTCTCATCAATCCGCCGATCGCGTTGTATTACATGCAGGGGCTGAACACGACGCCGGTGCACGGGCACACGGCGCTGTTCGGCGTGTACGGCATGCTGGGCATCGGGCTGATGCTGTTCTGTCTAAAAGGGCTGGCGACGCGGAAGGTCTGGAGGACCGGTGTGCTGTCGTTCGCGTTCTGGTCGATCAACATCGGCTTGGCGTTGATGGTGCTGTTGAGCCTGTTGCCGGTCGGTCTGCTCCAGACCTGGGCGAGCGTCGACAAGGGGATGTGGTACGCGCGTTCGGCCGAATTCCTTCAGACGGATACGATGGAAACGTTTCGCTGGCTGCGCGTGATTGGTGATACCGTGTTCGCAGTGGGGGTCATGGCGCTGGGCTGGTTCGTGCTGGGCTTGAAGACCGGCTGGAGCCTGCGGGAGGAACTCGAAGCGACACTGGATGGGCTGCCGGCGCCGTCGCTGCCGGGGCGGTGA